A genomic segment from Candidatus Beckwithbacteria bacterium encodes:
- a CDS encoding helix-turn-helix transcriptional regulator, whose protein sequence is MAKLKLISFKKVLQEDLKNPEFRREYEKLQPEFTVIRAMIEARMKKGITQRKLAAKLKTKQSVISRLETGRGNPSVHFLQKLAAAFDSVLEINFRPLAH, encoded by the coding sequence ATGGCTAAATTAAAATTAATTAGTTTTAAAAAAGTACTTCAGGAAGATTTAAAAAATCCTGAATTCCGTCGTGAGTACGAAAAACTTCAGCCGGAATTTACCGTCATTCGGGCGATGATTGAAGCTAGAATGAAAAAAGGAATTACTCAGAGAAAACTGGCGGCTAAATTAAAAACAAAGCAGTCAGTTATTTCCCGCCTGGAAACTGGTCGGGGAAATCCCAGCGTGCATTTTCTCCAAAAACTGGCTGCGGCATTTGATTCAGTACTGGAAATTAACTTCCGCCCGCTGGCTCATTAA
- a CDS encoding type II toxin-antitoxin system RelE/ParE family toxin: protein MPWRAILLVKVYKDLVKLSIKDRSRIESAIGFLEKYGPFIKPPLCKKIKANLFELRIRGQDSYRIFYTFVKGNYYLVHLFKKKSQKIPPREIKVALDRVKQII from the coding sequence ATGCCCTGGAGAGCAATTCTATTAGTTAAGGTTTACAAAGATCTTGTAAAATTGTCGATAAAAGATAGATCTAGAATTGAATCTGCAATCGGTTTTCTGGAAAAGTATGGACCTTTTATTAAGCCACCACTATGTAAGAAAATAAAAGCAAATTTATTCGAATTAAGAATTAGAGGTCAAGATTCTTACAGAATTTTTTACACCTTTGTTAAAGGCAATTATTATTTAGTTCATCTTTTCAAGAAAAAGTCGCAAAAGATTCCTCCAAGGGAGATTAAGGTAGCACTTGACAGAGTTAAACAAATAATATAG